In Aquabacterium sp. OR-4, the following proteins share a genomic window:
- a CDS encoding diguanylate cyclase domain-containing protein, translating to MTVLVVDDDASVRGHLASLIDHFGHRVVEACGADWALTLFERHRPDLVLSDIDMPGRDGLWLVRQIREREAGHWTPVVFLSSLSRADQLAEGIDAGADDYLVKPVHPRVLEAKLRALRRQRATQQQLIRLSEALQQANAQLQHEAQSDGLTGLLNRRGFDRALAEALADGRRRRSPLTLMVCDVDHFKAYNDQLGHAAGDDCLRQVAGLLRDIARRPSDLAARQGGEEFALILPDTPRSGALTLARAIGRMFAVRALPHPASPIAAHLTLSGGITSCVPDEHTTAEALMLRADEALYVAKRQGRNRFFSFEMVVGEADAAKPLADGLRPDTPRAAAA from the coding sequence ATGACCGTGCTCGTCGTCGACGACGATGCCTCGGTGCGCGGCCATCTGGCCAGCCTGATCGATCACTTCGGCCACCGCGTGGTCGAGGCCTGCGGTGCCGACTGGGCGCTCACGCTGTTCGAGCGGCACCGGCCCGACCTGGTGCTCAGCGACATCGACATGCCCGGCCGCGACGGCCTGTGGCTGGTGCGCCAGATCCGCGAGCGCGAGGCCGGGCACTGGACGCCGGTGGTGTTTCTGTCGTCGCTGTCGCGCGCCGACCAGCTGGCCGAGGGCATCGACGCCGGCGCCGACGATTACCTGGTCAAGCCCGTGCACCCGCGGGTGCTCGAAGCCAAGCTGCGCGCGCTGCGGCGCCAGCGCGCCACGCAGCAGCAGCTGATCCGACTGTCCGAGGCCTTGCAGCAGGCCAATGCCCAGCTGCAGCACGAGGCCCAGAGCGACGGCCTGACCGGCCTGCTGAACCGCCGCGGCTTCGACCGCGCGCTGGCCGAGGCCCTGGCCGATGGCCGCCGCCGCCGCAGCCCGCTGACCCTGATGGTCTGCGATGTCGACCACTTCAAGGCCTACAACGACCAGCTGGGCCACGCCGCCGGTGACGATTGCCTGCGCCAGGTGGCCGGCCTGCTGCGTGACATCGCCCGCCGCCCGTCCGACCTGGCCGCGCGCCAGGGCGGCGAAGAATTTGCGCTGATCCTGCCCGACACCCCGCGCAGTGGCGCGCTGACGCTGGCGCGCGCCATCGGCCGCATGTTTGCGGTGCGCGCGCTGCCGCACCCGGCCTCGCCGATCGCCGCCCACCTCACGCTCTCGGGCGGCATCACCAGCTGCGTGCCCGACGAGCACACCACCGCCGAGGCGCTGATGCTGCGCGCCGACGAGGCGCTCTACGTGGCCAAGCGCCAGGGGCGCAACCGCTTCTTCAGCTTCGAGATGGTGGTTGGCGAGGCCGATGCCGCCAAGCCGCTGGCCGACGGCCTGCGGCCCGACACCCCCCGCGCCGCAGCGGCCTGA
- a CDS encoding AraC family transcriptional regulator: MPSSTQPPAPAPAALAAGPADDTPALQALLAEAVRLALAHAPGDGHHATAVPGLLLVRASAPALPLPAVYEPGLVVVLQGRKQALLGQEPIRYDPLHCLVVSVKMLPCGQITEASPEAPYLCLRLSLDAQHLAALMLEAGDAAESGAAAGPRRGAAVAATPASPSPSPSPARGLHVSRVSLPLLDAVLRLLRLLDTPQHLPVLAPLAMREILYRVLVGELGAPLRALAMADGQTQRIARAIDLLERRFAEPVRIEELAAAAHMSVSSLHQHFKQVTSLSPLQYQKQLRLHQARRLMLASGIDAASAAHRVGYESASQFSREYRRLFGAPPRTEIEQIKGAATLET, from the coding sequence ATGCCCTCTTCGACCCAGCCGCCCGCCCCTGCCCCGGCCGCCCTTGCCGCCGGGCCGGCCGACGACACCCCTGCGCTGCAGGCCCTGCTGGCCGAGGCGGTGCGCCTGGCGCTGGCCCATGCGCCGGGCGATGGCCACCATGCCACCGCGGTGCCCGGCCTGCTGCTGGTCCGCGCCAGCGCACCGGCGCTGCCACTGCCCGCGGTGTACGAGCCCGGCCTGGTGGTGGTGCTGCAGGGCCGCAAGCAGGCGCTGCTGGGCCAGGAGCCGATCCGCTACGACCCGCTGCACTGCCTGGTGGTGTCGGTCAAGATGCTGCCCTGCGGGCAGATCACCGAGGCCTCGCCCGAGGCGCCCTACCTGTGCCTGCGCCTGAGCCTCGACGCCCAGCACCTGGCCGCGCTGATGCTGGAGGCCGGCGATGCCGCCGAGTCCGGCGCCGCCGCCGGCCCGCGCCGCGGCGCGGCCGTGGCGGCGACCCCGGCCTCACCCTCACCCTCACCCTCGCCGGCGCGTGGCCTGCACGTGAGCCGCGTGTCGCTGCCGCTGCTGGACGCCGTGCTGCGCCTGCTGCGCCTGCTCGACACGCCGCAGCACCTGCCGGTGCTGGCGCCGCTGGCCATGCGCGAGATCCTCTACCGCGTGCTGGTGGGCGAGCTGGGCGCGCCGCTGCGGGCCCTGGCCATGGCCGATGGCCAGACCCAGCGCATCGCCCGCGCCATCGATCTGCTGGAACGGCGCTTTGCCGAGCCGGTGCGCATCGAGGAGCTGGCCGCCGCCGCGCACATGAGCGTGTCCAGCCTGCACCAGCACTTCAAGCAGGTCACCTCGCTGTCGCCGCTGCAGTACCAGAAGCAGCTGCGCCTGCACCAGGCGCGCCGGCTGATGCTGGCCAGCGGGATTGATGCCGCCTCGGCCGCCCACCGCGTGGGCTACGAAAGCGCCTCGCAGTTCAGCCGCGAGTACCGGCGGCTGTTCGGCGCCCCGCCGCGCACCGAAATCGAGCAGATCAAGGGCGCCGCCACCCTCGAGACCTGA
- the ahcY gene encoding adenosylhomocysteinase: MNAPLNAIHTALAADQYAIADLSLADWGRKELNIAESEMPALMAIRSEFAASQPLKGARITGSLHMTIQTAVLVETLQALGAEVRWASCNIFSTQDHAAAALVAKGTPVFAYKGETLKDYWDYTHRIFEFGAAGSAGEGPNMILDDGGDATLLMHLGKKAEKDASLIANPGSEEERELYASIKAKLAVDGTWYSRKSAQILGVTEETTTGVHRLNEMSAKGQLMFRAINVNDSVTKSKFDNLYGCRESLVDGIKRATDVMIAGKIAVVAGYGDVGKGSAQALRALSAQVWVTEIDPINALQAAMEGYRVVTMDWAAAQADIFVTTTGNRDVITYEHMAAMKSNAIVCNIGHFDNEIQVAKLEEKCQWEEIKPQVDHVIFPDGKRIILLAKGRLVNLGCGTGHPSYVMSSSFANQTLAQIELYAHKDAYDVGKVYVLPKHLDEKVARLQLVTLNAQLTTLTEEQAAYIGVQVAGPYKPDTYRY, encoded by the coding sequence ATGAACGCCCCCCTGAACGCCATTCACACCGCCCTGGCCGCCGACCAGTACGCCATTGCCGACCTGTCGCTCGCCGACTGGGGCCGCAAGGAACTCAACATCGCCGAGAGCGAGATGCCCGCGCTGATGGCCATCCGCAGCGAGTTTGCCGCCAGCCAGCCGCTGAAGGGTGCCCGCATCACCGGCAGCCTGCACATGACCATCCAGACCGCGGTGCTGGTGGAAACGCTGCAGGCGCTCGGCGCCGAAGTGCGCTGGGCCAGCTGCAACATCTTCTCCACGCAAGACCATGCCGCCGCCGCTCTGGTGGCCAAGGGCACGCCGGTGTTCGCCTACAAGGGCGAGACGCTCAAAGACTACTGGGACTACACCCACCGCATCTTCGAGTTCGGCGCCGCCGGCTCTGCCGGTGAAGGCCCGAACATGATCCTGGACGACGGCGGCGATGCCACGCTGCTGATGCACCTGGGCAAGAAGGCCGAGAAGGACGCCAGCCTGATCGCCAACCCCGGCAGCGAAGAAGAGCGCGAGCTGTACGCCTCGATCAAGGCCAAGCTGGCCGTCGACGGTACCTGGTACAGCCGCAAGAGCGCGCAGATCCTGGGCGTGACCGAAGAGACCACCACCGGCGTGCACCGCCTCAACGAGATGAGCGCCAAGGGACAGCTGATGTTCCGCGCCATCAACGTCAACGACAGCGTCACCAAGAGCAAGTTCGACAACCTCTACGGCTGCCGCGAGAGCCTGGTGGACGGCATCAAGCGCGCCACCGACGTGATGATCGCCGGCAAGATCGCCGTGGTGGCCGGCTATGGCGACGTGGGCAAGGGCTCGGCCCAGGCCCTGCGCGCACTCAGCGCCCAGGTGTGGGTGACCGAGATCGACCCGATCAACGCGCTGCAGGCCGCGATGGAAGGCTACCGCGTGGTGACCATGGACTGGGCCGCCGCCCAGGCCGACATCTTCGTCACCACCACCGGCAACCGCGACGTCATCACCTATGAGCACATGGCGGCGATGAAGAGCAACGCCATCGTCTGCAACATCGGCCACTTCGACAACGAGATCCAGGTCGCCAAGCTGGAAGAAAAGTGCCAGTGGGAAGAGATCAAGCCGCAGGTCGACCATGTGATCTTCCCCGACGGCAAGCGCATCATCCTGCTGGCCAAGGGCCGTCTGGTGAACCTGGGCTGCGGCACCGGCCACCCCAGCTACGTGATGAGCTCGAGCTTCGCCAACCAGACGCTGGCGCAGATCGAGCTGTACGCCCACAAGGACGCGTACGACGTGGGCAAGGTCTATGTGCTGCCCAAGCACCTCGATGAAAAGGTGGCCCGCCTGCAGCTGGTGACGCTGAACGCCCAGCTCACCACGCTGACCGAAGAGCAGGCCGCCTACATCGGCGTGCAGGTGGCTGGCCCGTACAAGCCCGATACCTACCGCTACTGA
- a CDS encoding HAD-IIB family hydrolase → MPAESRDSPAVAVADVDAAIDVAADAAAAAARARHAGRLRPLAELPPARLAALEGVLTDIDDTLTRDGAVEPVAAAALQALQRAGLAVIAITGRPAGWSAPLVASGLLPLLVAENGGVLLRRDARAAGGVVQQFTVPEAERAARHARLQACAAAVLAEVPAARLATDSAGRLTDIAVDHSEFAQLDAAQIAAVLAVMRRHGLTATVSSIHVNGWLGAHDKWSGACWAVQQGLGRPLAEAAWAYVGDSTNDQVMFERIALSVGVANIARFVPMLQVAPAWLCAGERGAGFAELAQALLAARAAAAAAT, encoded by the coding sequence ATGCCCGCTGAAAGCCGTGATTCGCCCGCTGTTGCGGTGGCCGATGTTGATGCCGCGATCGATGTTGCCGCTGATGCCGCTGCCGCTGCGGCCAGGGCCCGGCATGCCGGCCGCCTGCGGCCGCTGGCCGAGCTGCCACCGGCGCGGCTGGCGGCGCTGGAAGGCGTGCTGACCGACATCGACGACACGCTCACGCGCGACGGCGCAGTCGAGCCGGTGGCCGCCGCCGCGCTGCAGGCGCTGCAGCGTGCCGGGCTGGCGGTGATCGCCATCACCGGGCGGCCGGCGGGCTGGAGCGCGCCGCTGGTGGCCAGCGGCCTGCTGCCGCTGCTGGTGGCCGAGAACGGCGGCGTGCTGCTGCGCCGCGATGCCCGGGCCGCTGGCGGCGTGGTGCAGCAGTTCACCGTGCCCGAGGCCGAGCGCGCGGCGCGCCATGCGCGTCTGCAGGCCTGCGCGGCGGCGGTGCTGGCCGAGGTGCCGGCGGCGCGCCTGGCCACCGACAGCGCCGGCCGGCTGACCGACATCGCGGTGGACCACAGCGAGTTTGCGCAGCTGGACGCGGCGCAGATCGCGGCCGTGCTGGCGGTGATGCGCCGCCACGGCCTGACGGCCACGGTGAGCTCGATCCATGTCAACGGCTGGCTGGGCGCGCACGACAAGTGGAGCGGCGCCTGCTGGGCGGTGCAGCAGGGCCTGGGCCGGCCGCTGGCCGAGGCCGCCTGGGCCTATGTGGGCGACTCGACCAACGACCAGGTGATGTTCGAGCGCATCGCGCTGTCGGTGGGCGTGGCCAACATCGCGCGCTTCGTGCCGATGCTGCAGGTGGCGCCGGCCTGGCTGTGCGCCGGCGAGCGCGGGGCGGGCTTTGCCGAGCTGGCGCAGGCGCTGCTGGCAGCCCGCGCGGCGGCCGCGGCCGCCACCTGA
- a CDS encoding VWA domain-containing protein, with the protein MGLAAWVLAALTACGGGGGGSPDSPSQTGSGGMAALPGVLQVRVTDAQGTPVPGVQVKASAGGYTDVSGSTDSQGLALIAVPWRDTPATVTVSGSAVQTQVLPTPWKASQINDLAVTLTRLTQPAAGVLASRSGLAAVVGDAGRSLSFEVEVVVVDAQGDSLSDLTAERFSLLACTPDASTGSQDCLRGAGSDTAYAAAAPDALSTVAGQAAQPHAAALLMDQSSSILGSDPTGARLYSAKSFFAALGGQDQVRLAAFAAGSGTLLPTQPLTVYPGRVTAAEPRALHATLDGLSAQVGGQTPLYAAIDALRAQMLLDTAVPAGMARSIIAFTDGADTQCRSSTECATMRQATIAAAQASQVRLFTIGLSKNVDVEALSSLAVQTGGAMLYAETAEQLIPLYGSLGRLLSLSLPTYRLRFTAQAGTAGAFAPGQVLMGTLQIDARGQPVRVPFVVSVP; encoded by the coding sequence ATGGGCCTGGCCGCCTGGGTGCTGGCCGCACTGACGGCCTGCGGTGGTGGTGGCGGCGGTTCGCCCGACAGCCCCAGCCAGACGGGCAGCGGTGGCATGGCGGCGCTGCCGGGCGTGCTGCAGGTGCGGGTGACCGATGCGCAGGGCACGCCGGTGCCGGGGGTGCAGGTCAAGGCCTCGGCCGGCGGTTACACCGATGTCAGCGGCAGCACCGACAGCCAGGGCCTGGCACTGATTGCCGTGCCCTGGCGCGACACCCCGGCCACGGTCACGGTCAGCGGCAGCGCGGTGCAGACCCAGGTGCTGCCCACGCCGTGGAAGGCCTCGCAGATCAATGACCTGGCGGTCACGCTGACCCGCCTGACCCAGCCTGCCGCCGGGGTGCTGGCCAGCCGCAGCGGGCTGGCGGCGGTGGTGGGTGATGCGGGCCGCAGCCTCAGTTTCGAGGTGGAGGTGGTGGTGGTGGACGCACAGGGCGACAGCCTGTCCGACCTGACGGCCGAGCGCTTCAGCCTGTTGGCTTGCACCCCCGATGCCAGCACCGGCAGCCAGGATTGCCTGCGTGGCGCGGGCAGCGACACGGCCTACGCGGCAGCCGCCCCCGACGCGCTGAGCACCGTGGCCGGCCAGGCCGCGCAGCCCCATGCCGCCGCACTGCTGATGGACCAGAGCAGCAGCATCCTCGGCTCCGATCCCACGGGTGCCCGCCTGTACTCGGCCAAGAGCTTCTTTGCCGCGCTGGGGGGCCAGGATCAGGTGCGGCTGGCCGCCTTTGCGGCGGGCAGCGGCACGCTGCTGCCCACCCAGCCGCTCACCGTGTACCCCGGCAGGGTGACCGCGGCCGAGCCGCGGGCCCTGCATGCCACGCTGGACGGGCTGTCGGCCCAGGTGGGCGGGCAGACGCCGCTGTATGCCGCCATCGATGCGCTGCGCGCGCAGATGCTGCTGGACACGGCAGTGCCGGCCGGCATGGCCCGGTCGATCATCGCCTTCACCGACGGTGCCGACACCCAATGCCGCAGCAGCACCGAGTGCGCCACCATGCGCCAGGCCACCATTGCCGCGGCACAGGCCAGCCAGGTGCGCCTGTTCACCATCGGGTTGTCGAAGAACGTGGACGTGGAGGCGCTCAGCAGTCTGGCCGTGCAGACCGGCGGCGCCATGCTGTATGCCGAGACCGCCGAACAGCTGATACCGCTGTACGGCAGCCTGGGCCGGCTGCTGAGCCTCTCGCTGCCCACCTATCGCCTGCGCTTCACGGCCCAGGCGGGCACGGCCGGGGCCTTCGCCCCGGGCCAGGTGCTGATGGGCACGCTGCAGATCGACGCCAGGGGCCAGCCGGTGCGGGTGCCCTTCGTCGTCTCGGTGCCCTGA
- a CDS encoding DNA glycosylase AlkZ-like family protein, giving the protein MPAAAAITLEHLRRHAVARTLFTPTTLPRAIARLGFVQADPIRAPARAQDLTLRHRVAGYRAGDLEARYPRLGIEEDFFVNYGFLPRATAALMHPRTPRTVWPQARWAQAHEVLAFVHQRGVVHPREVDAQFAHGKTKNWFGGSSNASTQLLDGMHYRGLLRIARREGGVRLYAAREAHPPAADTAAAMDALVDVILAKYAPLPARSLGELVSHLRGGAPQWAGERAAALARARARLPSARVDGVDWLWPAGENPASRRHRVDDSVRLLAPFDPIVWDRRRFEALWGWAYRFEAYTPAPRRLRGYYALPLLWRDQVIGWGNLAVKGGALTPELGYVAGKPPREAGYRAALDDELQRMGRFLGLG; this is encoded by the coding sequence ATGCCCGCCGCTGCCGCCATCACCCTCGAGCACCTGCGCCGCCATGCCGTGGCGCGCACGCTGTTCACGCCCACCACGCTGCCCCGGGCGATTGCCCGCCTGGGCTTCGTTCAGGCCGACCCGATCCGTGCGCCGGCCCGCGCCCAAGACCTCACGCTGCGCCACCGCGTGGCCGGCTACCGCGCCGGTGACTTGGAGGCGCGCTACCCGCGGCTGGGCATCGAGGAAGACTTCTTCGTCAACTACGGTTTCCTGCCGCGCGCCACGGCGGCGCTGATGCATCCGCGCACCCCGCGCACCGTGTGGCCGCAGGCGCGCTGGGCGCAGGCGCACGAGGTGCTGGCCTTCGTGCACCAGCGCGGCGTGGTGCACCCGCGCGAGGTGGATGCGCAGTTTGCCCACGGCAAGACGAAGAACTGGTTCGGCGGCAGCAGCAATGCCAGCACCCAGCTGCTGGACGGCATGCACTACCGCGGCCTGCTGCGCATTGCCCGGCGCGAGGGCGGCGTGCGCCTGTATGCCGCCCGCGAGGCCCACCCGCCGGCAGCCGACACCGCCGCGGCGATGGACGCGCTGGTGGACGTGATCCTGGCCAAGTACGCGCCGCTGCCGGCGCGCTCGCTGGGCGAGCTGGTGAGCCACCTGCGCGGCGGCGCGCCGCAGTGGGCGGGCGAGCGCGCCGCCGCGCTGGCCCGCGCCAGGGCCCGGCTGCCCAGCGCCCGGGTGGACGGCGTGGACTGGCTGTGGCCGGCCGGCGAGAACCCGGCCTCGCGCCGCCACCGGGTGGACGACAGCGTGCGCCTGCTGGCGCCCTTCGACCCCATCGTGTGGGACCGCCGCCGTTTCGAGGCGCTGTGGGGCTGGGCCTACCGCTTCGAGGCCTACACGCCGGCGCCCAGGCGCCTGCGCGGCTATTACGCGCTGCCGCTGCTGTGGCGCGACCAGGTCATCGGCTGGGGCAACCTGGCGGTGAAAGGCGGCGCATTGACGCCCGAGCTGGGCTATGTGGCCGGCAAGCCGCCACGCGAGGCCGGCTACCGCGCGGCGCTGGACGACGAGCTGCAGCGCATGGGCCGGTTTCTCGGCCTGGGTTGA
- a CDS encoding GFA family protein produces MTHDSKTLAAARTRTGGCLCGQVRFELSGEPVIARLCWCRDCQHIAGNGTANAVFPTADIAISGTVSDYISTADSGNQVRRRFCPQCGCHLFADSTGRAGLTVVRVGTLDDPSSIAPVANIWAGSAPGWACLDASIARIEGQPGPIVKS; encoded by the coding sequence ATGACCCACGACAGCAAGACCCTGGCCGCCGCGCGCACGCGCACCGGCGGCTGCCTGTGCGGGCAGGTGAGGTTCGAGCTGAGCGGCGAGCCGGTGATCGCGCGGCTGTGCTGGTGCCGCGATTGCCAGCACATTGCCGGCAATGGCACGGCCAATGCCGTCTTCCCGACGGCCGACATCGCGATATCTGGCACAGTGAGCGACTACATCAGCACCGCAGACAGCGGCAACCAGGTGCGGCGGCGCTTCTGCCCGCAGTGCGGTTGCCACCTGTTCGCCGACTCCACCGGTCGCGCAGGGCTCACGGTGGTGCGGGTGGGCACGCTGGACGATCCCTCGTCCATCGCGCCGGTGGCCAACATCTGGGCTGGCAGTGCGCCAGGCTGGGCCTGTCTCGATGCGAGCATCGCCCGCATCGAGGGCCAGCCGGGGCCGATCGTGAAAAGCTAG
- a CDS encoding aldo/keto reductase, producing the protein MTSLSSHRPYPRRRLGGQDLEVSAIGLGCMGMSDFYGPADDAQSLAVLHHALDIGINFLDTADMYGVGANERLLAPLLAARRHEVVLATKFGNVRAPDGAMLRIDGSPAYVKSACDASLQRLGVDHIDLYYQHRVDKSVPIEDTVGAMADLVRAGKVRHLGLSEAGPETLRRAAAVHPIAALQTEYSLWTRDVEAQILPTCRALGIALVPYSPLGRGFLTGAIRSAEALAANDWRRANPRFQGDNLGHNLALADAVSALAQGHGMTPAQLALAWLLAQGDDIVPIPGTRRVQRLDENADAAHRPLNAALLAAVEALLAVQPVAGTRYPAAALANLNL; encoded by the coding sequence ATGACCTCTCTTTCGAGCCACCGCCCCTATCCGCGCCGCCGCCTGGGTGGCCAAGACCTCGAGGTCTCGGCCATCGGCCTGGGCTGCATGGGCATGTCCGATTTCTACGGCCCGGCCGACGATGCGCAATCGCTGGCGGTGCTGCACCATGCGCTGGACATCGGCATCAACTTTCTCGACACCGCCGACATGTACGGCGTTGGCGCCAACGAGCGCCTGCTGGCCCCGCTGCTGGCGGCACGCCGCCACGAGGTGGTGCTGGCCACCAAGTTCGGCAATGTGCGCGCGCCCGACGGCGCGATGCTGCGCATCGACGGCAGCCCGGCCTATGTGAAGAGCGCCTGCGATGCCAGCCTGCAGCGCCTGGGCGTGGACCACATCGACCTGTACTACCAGCACCGGGTGGACAAGAGCGTGCCGATCGAGGACACCGTGGGCGCCATGGCCGACCTGGTGCGTGCCGGCAAGGTGCGGCACCTGGGCCTGTCGGAGGCCGGGCCCGAGACGCTGCGCCGCGCGGCCGCGGTGCACCCCATCGCCGCGCTGCAGACCGAATACTCGCTGTGGACGCGCGATGTCGAGGCCCAGATCCTGCCCACCTGCCGTGCGCTGGGCATTGCGCTGGTGCCCTACAGCCCGCTGGGCCGCGGTTTTCTCACCGGCGCCATCCGCAGCGCCGAGGCCCTGGCGGCCAACGACTGGCGCCGTGCCAACCCGCGCTTCCAGGGCGACAACCTGGGCCACAACCTGGCGCTGGCCGATGCGGTGAGCGCCTTGGCGCAAGGCCACGGCATGACACCCGCCCAGCTGGCACTGGCCTGGCTGCTGGCGCAGGGCGACGACATCGTGCCCATCCCCGGCACGCGCCGCGTGCAGCGGCTCGATGAAAACGCGGACGCCGCGCACCGTCCCCTGAACGCTGCGCTGCTGGCGGCGGTGGAGGCGCTGCTGGCGGTGCAGCCGGTGGCCGGCACGCGCTATCCGGCGGCGGCGCTGGCCAACCTCAACCTGTGA
- the metF gene encoding methylenetetrahydrofolate reductase [NAD(P)H] has product MALPISIEFFPPNTPVGAEKLKTVVQELSGLKPEFFSVTYGAGGATRDKTLATVRDIAALGYEAAPHLSCVGSTREGIAEILATYRAQGIRRIVALRGDLPSGTAVAGEFRYASELVSFIRETQGPDWKIEVAAYPEYHPEQRYARKDLQHFAHKVKSGADAAITQFFFNPDAYFHFVDEVRALGVTAPIVPGVMPIHSFSRIVQFAARDGIEIPRWVMLKMEGYMDDAASIRAFGLDVVTRLCERLIAGGVPAIHFYALNQSALTLEICRRLGLAR; this is encoded by the coding sequence ATGGCGCTGCCGATCAGCATCGAGTTCTTTCCGCCCAACACCCCGGTGGGGGCGGAAAAGCTCAAGACCGTGGTGCAGGAGCTCTCGGGCCTGAAGCCCGAGTTCTTCAGCGTGACCTATGGCGCCGGCGGTGCCACGCGCGACAAGACCCTGGCCACGGTGCGCGACATCGCGGCGCTCGGCTACGAGGCCGCGCCGCACCTCAGCTGCGTGGGCTCCACGCGCGAAGGCATTGCCGAGATCCTGGCCACCTACCGGGCCCAGGGCATCCGCCGCATCGTGGCGCTGCGGGGCGATCTGCCCAGCGGCACCGCGGTGGCGGGCGAGTTCCGCTATGCGTCGGAACTGGTGAGCTTCATCCGCGAGACGCAGGGGCCCGACTGGAAGATCGAGGTGGCGGCCTACCCCGAGTACCACCCCGAGCAGCGTTACGCCCGGAAGGACCTGCAGCACTTCGCCCACAAGGTGAAAAGCGGCGCCGACGCGGCGATCACGCAGTTCTTCTTCAACCCCGACGCCTACTTCCACTTTGTGGACGAGGTGCGGGCGCTGGGCGTCACGGCGCCCATCGTGCCGGGCGTGATGCCGATCCACAGCTTCTCGCGCATCGTGCAGTTTGCGGCGCGTGACGGCATCGAGATCCCGCGCTGGGTGATGCTGAAGATGGAAGGCTACATGGACGACGCCGCCAGCATCCGCGCCTTCGGGCTGGATGTGGTGACGCGGCTGTGCGAGCGCCTGATCGCCGGCGGCGTGCCGGCCATCCACTTCTATGCGCTCAACCAGAGCGCGCTGACGCTCGAGATCTGCAGGCGCCTGGGCCTGGCCCGCTGA
- the ppk2 gene encoding polyphosphate kinase 2 — translation MAKDTAPASPSTAAKRPAGRKAAATDPLATATTAATAAPAARPARAAGRRVTAGDTPPSLQPAALERHRVARALTRAQTVQSLAIGDVLAAEAAAQPGSHQPPLLDNVSPLLAGASPDDLKALRQLLARHTASTAPTPDADTALAPRWRDGGYPYKNLLSRRTYERQKYRLQVELLKLQAWVKDTGARVVVLFEGRDAAGKGGTIKRFMEHLNPRGARVVALEKPSEVERGQWYFQRYIEHLPTAGEIVMFDRSWYNRAGVERVMGFCSEREYDEFLRQAPEFERQLVRSGIHLFKFWFSVSRDEQRRRFKERKLHPLKQWKLSPVDLASLDKWDDYTRAKEAMFLHCDTSDAPWTVIKSDCKKRARLNAMRYVLHRLTFARRDLATIGAVDPLIVGRPSLVPGAGEDLLSQGGG, via the coding sequence ATGGCCAAGGACACCGCCCCCGCATCCCCCAGCACCGCCGCCAAGCGACCGGCAGGCCGTAAGGCTGCGGCCACCGACCCACTGGCCACCGCCACCACGGCTGCCACGGCTGCCCCGGCCGCACGGCCCGCGCGGGCCGCCGGCCGCCGCGTGACGGCGGGCGACACCCCGCCCTCGCTGCAACCCGCCGCGCTCGAGCGCCACCGCGTGGCCCGCGCCCTGACCCGCGCGCAAACGGTGCAAAGCCTGGCCATCGGCGATGTGCTGGCCGCCGAGGCCGCGGCCCAGCCCGGCAGCCACCAGCCGCCGCTGCTCGACAACGTGAGCCCGCTGCTGGCCGGCGCCTCGCCCGACGACCTGAAGGCCCTGCGCCAGCTGCTGGCCCGCCACACCGCCAGCACCGCGCCCACGCCCGATGCCGACACCGCGCTGGCCCCGCGCTGGCGCGACGGTGGCTACCCGTACAAGAACCTGCTCTCGCGCCGCACCTACGAGCGCCAGAAGTACCGCCTGCAGGTCGAGCTGCTCAAGCTGCAGGCCTGGGTGAAGGACACCGGCGCCCGCGTGGTGGTGCTGTTCGAGGGCCGCGACGCGGCCGGCAAGGGCGGCACCATCAAGCGCTTCATGGAGCACCTGAACCCGCGCGGCGCGCGCGTGGTGGCGCTCGAGAAGCCCAGCGAGGTCGAGCGCGGCCAGTGGTACTTCCAGCGCTACATCGAGCACCTGCCCACCGCCGGCGAGATCGTGATGTTCGACCGCAGCTGGTACAACCGCGCCGGCGTCGAGCGGGTGATGGGCTTTTGCAGCGAGCGCGAGTACGACGAGTTTCTGCGCCAGGCGCCCGAGTTCGAGCGCCAGCTGGTGCGCAGCGGCATCCACCTGTTCAAGTTCTGGTTCTCGGTCAGCCGCGACGAGCAGCGCCGCCGCTTCAAGGAGCGCAAGCTGCACCCGCTCAAGCAATGGAAGCTCAGCCCTGTGGACCTGGCCAGCCTGGACAAGTGGGACGACTACACCCGCGCCAAGGAGGCCATGTTCCTGCACTGCGACACCAGCGATGCGCCGTGGACCGTGATCAAGAGCGATTGCAAGAAGCGCGCACGCCTGAACGCCATGCGCTACGTGCTGCACCGCCTGACCTTTGCGCGGCGCGACCTGGCCACCATCGGCGCGGTCGATCCTCTGATCGTGGGACGGCCCTCGCTGGTGCCGGGCGCCGGCGAGGATCTGCTGTCGCAAGGCGGCGGCTGA